From Peromyscus maniculatus bairdii isolate BWxNUB_F1_BW_parent chromosome 8, HU_Pman_BW_mat_3.1, whole genome shotgun sequence, a single genomic window includes:
- the Lrrc3c gene encoding leucine-rich repeat-containing protein 3C encodes MLLQAPGLLHLLLVIGTGGSVPTPQALPQGCYMAEEASDQTFRCSRAGLSAVPDGIPNGTRKLYLDANQLASVPAGAFQHLPFLEELDLSHNVLVHLSGAAFQGLEGTLRHLDLSANQLASVPVAAFVGLQIQVNLSANPWRCDCALQEVLRQVRLAPGSGTGIVCGPGARPDLVGQEFLPLTREEELCGTGRGGTRRNTDVALLVTMGGWLTLVVAYLIHYVWQNRDVTRRPVKRAPVQPVRSEDSSTVSTVL; translated from the coding sequence ATGCTCCTACAAGCTCCTGGCCTCCTGCACCTCCTGCTGGTGATAGGCACAGGGGGTTCGGTGCCCACCCCCCAGGCGCTGCCCCAGGGCTGCTACATGGCCGAAGAAGCTAGCGACCAGACATTCCGCTGCAGCCGGGCTGGCCTGAGTGCCGTACCCGACGGCATCCCCAACGGCACCCGAAAGCTTTACCTGGATGCCAACCAGCTGGCATCCGTGCCAGCTGGTGCCTTCCAGCACCTGCCTTTCCTGGAAGAATTAGACCTGTCTCATAATGTCCTTGTCCACCTCTCAGGAGCTGCTTTCCAGGGCCTGGAGGGCACTCTGCGCCACCTTGACCTCTCCGCCAACCAGCTAGCATCCGTGCCTGTGGCAGCCTTCGTGGGGCTGCAGATCCAAGTGAACCTGTCCGCCAACCCATGGCGCTGCGACTGTGCCCTACAGGAAGTGCTCAGGCAGGTGAGGTTAGCTCCAGGCTCGGGGACAGGCATCGTGTGTGGTCCAGGAGCCCGACCAGATCTCGTGGGACAGGAGTTCCTTCCGCTGACTAGGGAGGAAGAGCTGTGTGGCACGGGACGAGGTGGGACCCGAAGGAACACCGATGTGGCCCTGCTAGTCACCATGGGAGGCTGGCTGACACTGGTAGTGGCCTATCTGATCCACTATGTGTGGCAGAACCGCGATGTGACCCGGCGCCCCGTCAAGCGGGCTCCTGTGCAGCCCGTGCGCTCCGAGGACTCCTCCACCGTCAGCACAGTGCTCTGA